From Pseudomonas sp. B21-028, one genomic window encodes:
- the frr gene encoding ribosome recycling factor: MINEIKKDAQARMQKSLESLSHAFGQIRTGKAHPSILGSVMVPYYGTDTPISGVANITVKDSRTLQVVAFERNMLAAVDKAIQSAGLNLNPTNLGELLLISMPALTEETRKGFTKQARSAAEDARVAVRNIRRDALGELKKLVKDKEISEDEERRAAADIQKLTDKAEADIDAATKQKEADLMAV; encoded by the coding sequence ATGATCAACGAAATCAAGAAAGACGCCCAAGCGCGTATGCAGAAGTCCCTGGAGTCCCTGAGTCACGCGTTTGGCCAGATTCGTACCGGCAAGGCGCACCCGAGCATCCTGGGTAGCGTGATGGTTCCTTACTATGGCACCGACACGCCTATCAGCGGCGTTGCCAACATCACCGTGAAGGATTCGCGGACCCTGCAAGTCGTGGCCTTTGAGCGCAACATGCTCGCGGCAGTCGACAAGGCGATCCAGAGCGCCGGCCTGAACCTCAACCCGACCAACCTGGGCGAGTTGTTGCTGATCTCCATGCCTGCCCTGACCGAAGAAACCCGCAAAGGCTTTACCAAGCAGGCGCGCAGCGCGGCCGAGGATGCTCGGGTTGCCGTGCGCAACATCCGCCGCGATGCCCTGGGCGAGCTGAAGAAGCTGGTCAAGGACAAGGAAATCAGCGAAGACGAAGAGCGTCGCGCGGCGGCCGATATCCAGAAGCTGACCGACAAGGCAGAGGCTGATATTGATGCGGCCACCAAGCAAAAAGAAGCGGATCTGATGGCCGTATAA
- a CDS encoding [protein-PII] uridylyltransferase, whose translation MPQVDPELFDRGQFQAELALKASPISAFKKAIRQAHEVLDQRFRDGRDIRRLIEDRAWFVDNILQKAWEQFDWSLDADIALVAVGGYGRGELHPYSDIDLLILLDSADHEIFRDSIERFLTLLWDIGLEVGQSVRSVQECADEARADLTVVTNLMESRTIAGPEQLRQRMLEVTSTAHMWPSKDFFLAKRAEQKARHHKYNDTEYNLEPNVKGSPGGLRDIQTILWVARRQYGTLNLRNLAGEGFLVESENALLASSQEFLWKVRYALHMLAGRSEDRLLFDHQRSIAGLLGFEGQDAKQAIENFMQQYYRVVMSIAQLSELIIQHFEEVILAPEDTAPPQPINSRFQLHDGYIEARNANVFRRTPFAMLEIFVLMAQQPEIKGVRADTIRLLRENRHLIDDDFRHDIRNTSLFIELFKCKIGVHRNLRRMNRYGILGRYLPEFGFIVGQMQHDLFHIYTVDAHTLNLIKHLRKLQYTQVSEKFPLASKLMGKLPKPELIYMAGLYHDIGKGRQGDHSEVGAVDAEAFCQRHQLPVWDSRLIVWLVQNHLVMSTTAQRKDLSDPQVIHDFAQIVVDETRLDYLYVLTVADINATNPTLWNSWRASLLRQLYTETKRALRRGLENPVDREEQIRRTQSAALDILVRGGTDPDDVEQLWSQLGDDYFLRHTAGDVAWHSDAILQQPADGGPLVLIKETTQREFEGGTQIFIYAPDQHDFFAVTVAAMDQLNLNIHDARIITSSSQFTLDTYIVLDTDGDSIGDNPTRVKQIRDGLTSALRNPADYPTIIQRRVPRQLKHFAFAPQVTIHNDAQRQITVLELSAPDRPGLLARIGHIFLEFDLSLQNAKIATLGERVEDVFFITDAYNQPLSDPLLCSRLQDAIVQHLSVNQEPDANLTRINI comes from the coding sequence ATGCCGCAGGTGGATCCCGAACTCTTCGACCGTGGCCAGTTCCAGGCTGAACTGGCCCTGAAGGCAAGTCCCATCTCGGCCTTCAAGAAGGCGATCCGCCAGGCCCACGAAGTACTCGACCAGCGCTTTCGCGATGGCCGGGATATCCGCCGGCTGATCGAGGACCGCGCCTGGTTCGTCGACAACATCCTGCAGAAGGCCTGGGAGCAGTTCGACTGGAGCCTGGATGCCGACATCGCCCTGGTGGCGGTGGGTGGCTACGGGCGTGGGGAACTGCACCCCTACTCCGACATCGACCTGCTGATCCTGCTGGACAGCGCCGATCACGAGATCTTTCGCGATTCCATCGAGCGTTTCCTGACGCTGCTGTGGGACATCGGCCTGGAAGTCGGCCAGAGCGTGCGCTCGGTGCAGGAGTGCGCCGATGAGGCCCGCGCCGACCTGACGGTGGTGACCAACCTGATGGAAAGTCGCACCATCGCCGGCCCCGAGCAGCTGCGCCAGCGCATGCTCGAAGTGACCAGCACCGCGCACATGTGGCCGAGCAAGGATTTCTTCCTGGCCAAGCGCGCCGAGCAGAAAGCCCGCCACCACAAATACAACGATACCGAATACAACCTGGAACCCAACGTCAAAGGCTCGCCCGGCGGGCTGCGGGACATCCAGACGATCCTCTGGGTCGCCCGCCGCCAGTACGGCACGCTGAACCTGCGCAACCTGGCCGGCGAAGGCTTCCTGGTGGAGAGCGAAAACGCCTTGCTGGCTTCATCACAGGAGTTCCTGTGGAAGGTCCGCTACGCCCTGCACATGCTCGCCGGGCGTTCCGAAGACCGCTTGCTGTTCGACCACCAGCGCTCCATCGCGGGCCTGCTGGGCTTCGAAGGCCAGGATGCCAAGCAGGCCATTGAAAACTTCATGCAGCAGTACTACCGAGTGGTGATGAGCATCGCCCAGCTCAGCGAACTGATCATCCAGCATTTCGAGGAAGTCATCCTCGCACCGGAAGACACCGCGCCGCCGCAGCCGATCAACTCCCGGTTCCAGCTGCATGACGGGTACATCGAAGCACGCAATGCCAACGTGTTCCGTCGCACTCCCTTCGCCATGCTCGAAATCTTCGTGCTGATGGCCCAGCAGCCGGAAATCAAGGGAGTACGCGCCGATACCATTCGCCTGCTGCGGGAAAACCGTCACCTGATCGACGACGACTTCCGCCATGACATCCGCAACACCAGCCTGTTCATCGAGCTGTTCAAGTGCAAGATCGGCGTGCACCGCAACCTGCGACGCATGAATCGCTACGGGATCCTGGGGCGCTACCTGCCGGAGTTCGGCTTTATCGTCGGGCAGATGCAGCATGACCTGTTCCACATCTATACCGTCGATGCCCACACCCTGAACCTGATCAAGCATCTGCGTAAGCTGCAGTACACCCAGGTCTCGGAGAAATTCCCGCTGGCCAGCAAGCTCATGGGCAAGCTGCCCAAGCCTGAACTGATTTATATGGCCGGTCTGTACCACGACATTGGCAAGGGTCGCCAGGGCGACCACTCGGAAGTCGGCGCGGTGGATGCCGAAGCGTTTTGCCAGCGGCACCAGTTGCCCGTCTGGGACAGCCGTCTGATCGTCTGGCTGGTGCAGAATCACCTGGTGATGTCGACCACCGCCCAGCGCAAGGACCTGTCCGATCCGCAGGTGATCCACGACTTCGCTCAGATCGTCGTTGATGAAACGCGCCTGGACTACCTCTACGTGCTGACCGTGGCCGACATCAACGCCACCAACCCGACCCTGTGGAACTCCTGGCGCGCCAGCCTGTTGCGCCAGCTGTACACCGAGACCAAGCGGGCCCTGCGCCGTGGCCTGGAAAACCCGGTGGACCGCGAAGAGCAGATCCGTCGCACCCAAAGCGCGGCCCTGGATATCCTGGTGCGCGGTGGTACCGACCCGGACGACGTCGAGCAGCTCTGGTCGCAACTGGGCGACGATTACTTCCTGCGCCACACCGCCGGCGACGTGGCCTGGCACAGCGACGCGATCCTGCAGCAGCCGGCCGATGGCGGGCCGTTGGTGTTGATCAAGGAAACCACGCAGCGCGAGTTCGAAGGCGGCACGCAGATCTTCATCTACGCGCCGGACCAACACGATTTCTTTGCCGTGACCGTGGCCGCGATGGACCAGCTCAACCTCAACATCCACGATGCGCGGATCATCACGTCCAGCAGCCAGTTCACCCTCGACACCTATATCGTGCTCGACACCGACGGCGATTCGATTGGCGACAACCCGACGCGGGTCAAGCAGATTCGCGACGGCCTCACCAGTGCCCTGCGCAACCCGGCGGACTACCCGACCATCATCCAGCGGCGGGTGCCACGCCAGCTCAAGCACTTCGCGTTCGCCCCGCAGGTGACGATCCACAACGATGCCCAGCGCCAGATCACGGTGCTGGAGCTCAGCGCCCCGGACCGTCCCGGCCTGCTGGCGCGGATCGGCCATATTTTCCTGGAGTTCGACTTATCGTTGCAGAACGCCAAGATCGCCACCCTTGGCGAGCGGGTGGAAGACGTCTTCTTCATCACCGACGCCTATAACCAGCCGCTGTCCGATCCTCTGCTGTGCAGTCGCCTGCAGGACGCGATCGTCCAGCATTTGAGCGTCAACCAGGAACCCGATGCCAACCTGACACGCATCAACATCTGA
- the rpsB gene encoding 30S ribosomal protein S2, which produces MSQVNMRDMLKAGVHFGHQTRYWNPKMGKYIFGARNKIHIINLEKTLPMFNEALTFVERLAQGKNKILFVGTKRSAGKIVAEEAARCGSPYVDHRWLGGMLTNFKTIRASIKRLRDLEVQSEDGTFAKLTKKEALMRTRDLEKLDRSLGGIKDMGGLPDALFVIDVDHERIAITEANKLGIPVIGVVDTNSSPEGVDYIIPGNDDAIRAIQLYMGSMADAVIRGRNNVQGGTEVFAEEAPAAAAE; this is translated from the coding sequence ATGTCCCAAGTCAACATGCGCGATATGCTGAAGGCCGGTGTGCACTTCGGTCACCAGACCCGTTACTGGAACCCGAAAATGGGCAAGTACATTTTCGGCGCGCGTAACAAGATCCACATCATCAACCTTGAAAAAACCCTGCCGATGTTCAACGAAGCACTGACCTTCGTAGAGCGCCTGGCCCAGGGCAAAAACAAGATTCTGTTCGTCGGCACCAAGCGTTCCGCTGGCAAGATCGTTGCTGAAGAAGCAGCACGTTGCGGTTCGCCGTACGTCGATCACCGCTGGTTGGGCGGCATGCTGACCAACTTCAAGACCATCCGCGCTTCCATCAAGCGTCTGCGTGATCTTGAAGTCCAGTCCGAAGACGGCACTTTCGCCAAGCTGACCAAGAAAGAAGCGCTGATGCGCACTCGCGATCTTGAGAAGCTGGACCGCTCCCTGGGCGGTATCAAGGACATGGGCGGTCTGCCTGACGCACTGTTCGTGATCGACGTTGACCACGAGCGCATCGCGATCACCGAAGCCAACAAGCTGGGTATTCCGGTCATCGGCGTTGTCGATACCAACAGCAGCCCGGAAGGCGTTGACTACATCATCCCAGGCAACGATGACGCCATCCGCGCCATCCAGCTGTACATGGGTTCGATGGCTGACGCTGTTATCCGTGGTCGCAACAACGTTCAAGGCGGCACCGAAGTCTTCGCTGAAGAAGCTCCGGCAGCAGCCGCTGAGTAA
- the uppS gene encoding polyprenyl diphosphate synthase codes for MDKTKQAASFAVPRHVAIIMDGNNRWAKKRFMPGVAGHKAGVDAVRAVIEVCAEAGVEVLTLFAFSSENWQRPADEVSALMELFLKALRREAKRLNENSISLRIIGDRSRFHPELQAAMREAESATAGADRFVLQIAANYGGQWDIAQAAQRLAREVQAGHLRPEDITPELLQTCLATGDLPLPDLCIRTGGEHRISNFLLWQLAYAELYFSDLFWPDFKHEAMRVALADFASRQRRFGKTSEQIEAGARV; via the coding sequence ATGGATAAGACCAAGCAGGCCGCGTCGTTCGCGGTGCCGCGCCACGTAGCGATCATCATGGACGGCAATAACCGCTGGGCCAAGAAGCGCTTCATGCCCGGTGTCGCCGGGCATAAGGCGGGGGTCGATGCGGTTCGCGCGGTCATCGAAGTGTGCGCCGAGGCTGGCGTCGAGGTGCTGACCCTGTTCGCGTTCTCCAGCGAAAACTGGCAGCGTCCGGCCGACGAAGTCAGCGCCTTGATGGAGTTGTTTCTCAAGGCCTTGCGTCGTGAGGCCAAGCGCCTCAACGAGAACAGCATCAGCCTGCGCATCATCGGTGATCGCTCGCGTTTTCATCCGGAACTGCAGGCTGCGATGCGCGAGGCCGAGTCCGCGACGGCCGGCGCCGACCGGTTTGTCCTGCAGATCGCCGCCAACTACGGCGGTCAGTGGGACATTGCCCAGGCAGCCCAGCGGCTGGCGCGGGAAGTCCAGGCCGGGCACTTGCGGCCGGAAGACATCACGCCTGAACTGCTGCAGACCTGTCTGGCCACGGGCGACCTGCCCTTGCCGGACCTGTGCATCCGCACCGGTGGTGAACATCGCATCAGTAATTTTCTCCTTTGGCAGCTGGCTTACGCCGAGCTGTACTTCTCCGACCTGTTCTGGCCGGACTTCAAACACGAAGCCATGCGCGTTGCGCTGGCTGATTTCGCTTCCCGTCAGCGTCGTTTCGGTAAAACGAGCGAGCAGATCGAAGCTGGAGCCCGGGTTTAA
- the ispC gene encoding 1-deoxy-D-xylulose-5-phosphate reductoisomerase — translation MSRPQQITVLGATGSIGLSTLDVIGRHPERYQVFALSGFTRLSELLALCIRHTPRFAVVPEAGVARALQDDLHAAGLSTRVLVGEEGLCEVASDPEVDAVMAAIVGAAGLRPTLAAVEAGKKILLANKEALVMSGALFMQAVGKSGSVLLPIDSEHNAIFQCMPRDFSRGLGAVGVRRILLTASGGPFRQTPLTELEHVSPEQACAHPNWSMGRKISVDSASMMNKGLELIEACWLFDARPSQVEVVIHPQSVIHSLVDYVDGSVLAQLGNPDMRTPIASALAWPDRIDSGVAPLDLFAVARLDFQAPDEQRFPCLRLARQAAEAGNSAPAMLNAANEVAVAAFLDGRVRYLEIASIIEEVLNLEAVVSLDDLEAVFTVDARARELAGQWLRRHGR, via the coding sequence GTGAGCCGCCCCCAGCAGATCACTGTCCTGGGGGCTACCGGTTCGATCGGCCTGAGTACGCTGGACGTCATCGGCCGGCACCCGGAGCGCTACCAGGTGTTCGCTCTCAGTGGCTTCACGCGCCTGAGCGAGCTGCTGGCGTTGTGCATTCGTCACACCCCGCGGTTTGCCGTGGTGCCCGAGGCCGGCGTGGCACGGGCGCTGCAGGATGACCTGCATGCGGCTGGCCTGTCGACCCGCGTGCTGGTAGGCGAGGAGGGCCTGTGCGAAGTGGCCTCCGATCCCGAGGTCGATGCGGTGATGGCGGCGATTGTCGGTGCTGCGGGGCTGCGCCCGACGCTGGCTGCGGTGGAGGCCGGCAAGAAGATCCTGTTGGCCAACAAGGAAGCGCTGGTCATGTCCGGCGCGTTGTTCATGCAGGCTGTGGGCAAAAGTGGTTCGGTGCTGCTGCCGATCGACAGTGAGCACAATGCGATTTTTCAATGTATGCCGCGGGATTTCTCTCGTGGCCTGGGTGCGGTGGGTGTCCGGCGGATCTTGCTGACAGCCTCCGGCGGTCCGTTCCGACAGACACCGCTGACAGAATTGGAGCATGTTTCACCCGAGCAGGCCTGTGCTCATCCGAACTGGTCCATGGGGCGCAAGATTTCCGTGGATTCGGCCAGCATGATGAACAAGGGCCTTGAGCTGATCGAGGCTTGCTGGCTTTTCGATGCCAGGCCGTCCCAGGTCGAGGTGGTGATTCATCCGCAGAGCGTGATTCACTCGCTGGTGGACTATGTTGACGGTTCAGTGCTGGCCCAATTGGGCAACCCGGACATGCGCACGCCCATCGCCAGCGCGCTGGCCTGGCCGGATCGAATCGATTCGGGTGTGGCGCCGCTGGACCTGTTTGCCGTCGCCCGCCTGGATTTCCAGGCCCCCGATGAGCAACGCTTCCCTTGCCTGCGCCTGGCGCGGCAAGCGGCCGAGGCGGGCAACAGTGCCCCGGCCATGTTGAACGCCGCCAATGAGGTGGCGGTGGCCGCGTTTCTTGATGGACGTGTCCGTTACCTCGAGATCGCGAGTATCATCGAGGAAGTCTTGAATCTCGAGGCCGTGGTTTCCCTCGATGATCTCGAAGCGGTGTTCACCGTGGATGCCCGGGCCCGCGAGCTGGCGGGTCAGTGGTTGAGGCGCCACGGGCGTTGA
- the map gene encoding type I methionyl aminopeptidase: MTVTLKTPEDIAKMRVAGKLAAEVLEMIADYVKPGVTTEELDRICHDFIVNEQKAIPAPLNYKGFPKSICTSINHVVCHGIPNEKPLKDGDTLNIDVTVIKDGYHGDTSRMFHVGNVPEWAQRLSKVTQECMYMAIELVKPGCRLGDIGEVIQKHAQKNGFSVVREFCGHGIGKVFHEEPQILHYGRAGTGMELQAGMTFTIEPMINQGRADTKVLGDGWTAITKDRKLSAQWEHTLLVTETGYEIFTLRSDDTIPRVSA, from the coding sequence ATGACCGTCACCCTCAAGACACCCGAGGACATCGCAAAAATGCGCGTCGCCGGCAAACTTGCCGCCGAAGTGCTGGAAATGATCGCCGATTACGTCAAGCCGGGCGTGACCACCGAGGAGCTGGACCGCATCTGCCATGACTTCATCGTCAACGAGCAGAAAGCCATTCCGGCACCGCTCAACTACAAGGGCTTCCCGAAGTCGATCTGTACCTCGATCAACCACGTGGTCTGCCACGGCATTCCCAACGAGAAGCCGTTGAAGGATGGCGACACGCTGAACATCGACGTTACCGTGATCAAGGATGGCTATCACGGCGACACCAGCCGCATGTTCCACGTCGGCAACGTGCCGGAGTGGGCCCAGCGCCTGTCGAAAGTCACCCAGGAGTGCATGTACATGGCCATTGAACTGGTAAAGCCAGGTTGCCGCCTGGGAGACATCGGCGAAGTGATCCAGAAGCACGCGCAGAAGAACGGCTTTTCGGTGGTGCGTGAATTCTGCGGCCACGGCATTGGCAAGGTCTTCCACGAAGAACCGCAGATCCTGCACTACGGCCGTGCCGGCACCGGCATGGAGCTCCAGGCGGGCATGACTTTCACCATCGAGCCGATGATCAACCAGGGGCGCGCCGACACCAAGGTCCTGGGCGACGGCTGGACCGCCATTACCAAGGACCGCAAGCTGTCGGCCCAATGGGAGCACACCCTGCTGGTGACCGAGACCGGGTACGAAATCTTCACCCTGCGCAGCGACGACACCATCCCTCGCGTTTCCGCCTGA
- the tsf gene encoding translation elongation factor Ts produces MAEITAALVKELRERTGEGMMDCKKALTKAGGDIEKAIDDMRASGAIKAAKKAGNVAAEGAIAIKDDGKAAVLLEVNSQTDFLALQDDFKAFVAASVDKAFADKLTDAAPLIEAQEQARLVLVGKTGENVNIRRLVRVEGDVVGTYLHGNKIGVAVVLKGGDTELAKDIAMHVAATNPEFLLPSDVSAEAIEREKGVFLQLNEEKLKGKPADIAEKMVAGRISKFLAEASLVEQAFVKNPEVKVGELAKKAGAEIVSFTYFKVGDGIEKPVDNFAEEVAAQVAAASKQ; encoded by the coding sequence ATGGCAGAGATTACTGCAGCGTTGGTCAAAGAACTGCGCGAGCGTACCGGCGAAGGCATGATGGACTGCAAGAAAGCCTTGACCAAGGCTGGCGGCGACATCGAGAAAGCCATTGATGACATGCGCGCTTCGGGCGCCATCAAGGCTGCCAAGAAGGCTGGCAACGTTGCCGCTGAAGGCGCCATCGCCATCAAGGACGACGGCAAGGCCGCCGTTCTGCTGGAAGTGAACTCCCAGACCGACTTCCTGGCTCTGCAGGACGACTTCAAGGCATTCGTCGCTGCCAGCGTCGACAAGGCCTTCGCTGACAAACTGACCGACGCAGCTCCGCTGATCGAAGCTCAGGAACAAGCGCGTCTGGTACTGGTTGGCAAGACCGGCGAGAACGTCAACATCCGTCGTCTGGTTCGCGTTGAAGGTGACGTGGTCGGTACTTACCTGCACGGCAACAAGATCGGCGTGGCTGTTGTCCTCAAGGGCGGCGACACCGAGCTGGCGAAAGACATCGCCATGCACGTTGCAGCGACCAACCCTGAGTTCCTGCTGCCTTCGGACGTTTCGGCTGAAGCGATCGAGCGCGAAAAAGGCGTTTTCCTGCAACTGAACGAAGAGAAGCTCAAGGGCAAGCCTGCCGACATCGCCGAGAAGATGGTGGCCGGTCGTATCTCCAAGTTCCTGGCCGAAGCCAGCCTGGTCGAGCAGGCGTTCGTCAAGAACCCTGAAGTCAAGGTCGGTGAGCTGGCGAAGAAAGCCGGTGCTGAAATCGTTTCCTTCACCTACTTCAAAGTAGGCGATGGCATCGAGAAGCCGGTCGACAACTTCGCTGAAGAAGTTGCCGCCCAGGTAGCTGCTGCCAGCAAGCAATAA
- the dapC gene encoding succinyldiaminopimelate transaminase encodes MNNALNQLQPYPFEKLRALLGSVTPNPDKRPIALSIGEPKHRSPSFVAEALAANLDQMAVYPTTLGIPALREAIAGWCERRFSVPNGWLDPARHVLPVNGTREALFAFTQTVVNRGDDALVVSPNPFYQIYEGAAFLAGAKPHYLPCLDENGFNPDFDAVSPDIWKRCQILFLCSPGNPTGALIPVDVLKKLIALADEHDFVIAADECYSELYFDEQTPPPGLLSACVELGRQDFKRCVVFHSLSKRSNLPGLRSGFVAGDADILKGFLLYRTYHGCAMPVQTQLASIAAWNDEEHVRANRTLYREKFDAVLEILSPVLDVQRPDGSFYLWPNVAGDDAAFCRDLFEQEHVTVVPGSYLSREVGGVNPGAGRVRMALVAPLAECVEAAERIRAFIQRRG; translated from the coding sequence ATGAACAACGCCCTGAACCAGTTGCAGCCCTACCCGTTCGAAAAGCTTCGCGCCCTGCTGGGCAGCGTCACGCCCAACCCGGACAAGCGGCCGATCGCCCTGTCCATCGGTGAACCCAAGCACCGCTCACCCAGCTTCGTCGCCGAGGCCCTGGCCGCCAACCTGGATCAGATGGCCGTTTATCCAACCACCCTGGGCATTCCAGCCCTGCGCGAAGCCATCGCCGGCTGGTGCGAGCGACGCTTCAGCGTGCCGAACGGCTGGCTTGACCCGGCGCGTCATGTGCTGCCAGTCAATGGCACCCGGGAAGCGCTGTTCGCCTTTACCCAGACCGTGGTCAACCGTGGCGACGATGCGCTGGTGGTCAGCCCGAACCCCTTCTATCAGATCTATGAAGGCGCCGCGTTCCTGGCCGGGGCCAAGCCGCACTACCTGCCGTGCCTGGACGAGAACGGCTTCAACCCGGATTTCGACGCCGTCTCGCCGGACATCTGGAAACGCTGCCAGATCCTGTTCCTCTGCTCCCCTGGCAACCCGACCGGTGCCCTGATTCCGGTGGACGTGCTGAAGAAACTCATCGCCCTGGCCGACGAGCACGACTTCGTGATCGCCGCGGACGAGTGCTACAGCGAACTGTACTTCGACGAACAAACCCCGCCGCCAGGCCTGCTCAGCGCCTGCGTCGAACTCGGTCGCCAGGATTTCAAGCGCTGCGTGGTGTTCCACAGCCTGTCCAAGCGTTCCAACCTGCCCGGCCTTCGCTCCGGTTTCGTGGCCGGCGATGCGGACATCCTCAAGGGTTTCCTGCTGTATCGCACCTATCACGGCTGCGCGATGCCGGTGCAGACCCAACTGGCGAGCATCGCCGCGTGGAACGACGAAGAACACGTACGAGCCAACCGGACGCTGTACCGGGAGAAGTTCGACGCCGTACTGGAGATCCTCAGCCCGGTGCTGGACGTGCAACGCCCCGATGGCAGCTTCTACCTGTGGCCAAACGTGGCGGGCGACGACGCAGCCTTCTGCCGGGACCTGTTCGAACAGGAACATGTGACCGTGGTGCCGGGCTCCTACCTGTCCCGCGAAGTCGGTGGCGTCAACCCGGGCGCCGGCCGCGTGCGCATGGCCCTGGTTGCACCGCTGGCCGAGTGCGTGGAAGCGGCGGAACGGATCCGGGCGTTCATCCAGCGTCGGGGTTGA
- the pyrH gene encoding UMP kinase, protein MAQQGSGYQARYKRILLKLSGEALMGSEEFGIDPKVLDRMALEVGQLVGIGVQVGLVIGGGNLFRGAALSAAGMDRVTGDHMGMLATVMNALAMRDALERANISAIVMSAISMVGVTDHYDRRKAMRHLNAKEVVIFAAGTGNPFFTTDSAACLRAIEIDADVVLKATKVDGVYTADPFKDPHAEKFDHLTYDEVLDRKLGVMDLTAICLCRDHKMPLRVFNMNKPGALLNIVHGGAEGTLIEEVQQ, encoded by the coding sequence ATGGCTCAGCAGGGCAGTGGTTATCAGGCTCGCTATAAACGCATTCTACTCAAGCTTAGCGGCGAGGCCCTGATGGGCTCGGAAGAGTTCGGGATCGATCCGAAAGTGCTGGACCGCATGGCCCTCGAAGTGGGTCAGTTGGTCGGGATCGGCGTTCAGGTCGGCCTGGTCATCGGCGGCGGCAACCTGTTCCGTGGTGCAGCGCTGAGCGCGGCCGGCATGGATCGGGTCACGGGCGACCACATGGGCATGCTGGCCACTGTGATGAACGCCCTGGCTATGCGCGACGCCTTGGAGCGTGCCAATATCTCGGCCATCGTGATGTCGGCCATTTCCATGGTTGGCGTGACCGATCACTATGATCGCCGCAAAGCCATGCGCCACCTCAACGCCAAGGAAGTGGTGATTTTTGCCGCTGGTACCGGTAATCCGTTCTTCACCACGGATTCGGCGGCGTGCCTGCGAGCGATCGAAATCGATGCCGATGTCGTGCTCAAGGCAACCAAGGTCGATGGTGTCTACACCGCCGACCCGTTCAAGGACCCGCATGCCGAGAAGTTCGATCATCTGACCTACGATGAAGTGCTGGATCGCAAGCTGGGGGTCATGGACCTGACGGCCATCTGTCTGTGCCGCGACCACAAGATGCCGCTGCGCGTCTTCAACATGAACAAGCCCGGTGCCCTGTTGAATATCGTACACGGCGGCGCCGAAGGAACCCTGATCGAGGAAGTTCAACAATGA
- a CDS encoding phosphatidate cytidylyltransferase has product MLKQRIITALILLPIALCGFFLLDGAGFALFIGLVVTLGAWEWARLAGFAAQSARVTYAAVVAAMLFVMYVVPGIAPWVLGASVLWWAAATFLVLTYPRTTHHWANAATKLMIGLLILLPAWQGLIWIKQGALGNWQIMAVMVLVWGADVGAYFSGKAFGKRKLAPKVSPGKSWEGVYGGLALSLVITTIVGVMREWTAGQLLIGLFGAALIVFVSVVGDLTESMFKRQSGIKDSSNLLPGHGGVLDRIDSLTAAVPIFAVLLWMAAS; this is encoded by the coding sequence ATGCTCAAACAACGAATCATCACTGCGCTGATCCTATTGCCCATCGCCCTGTGCGGGTTCTTCCTGCTTGACGGTGCGGGCTTCGCCCTGTTCATCGGGCTGGTCGTGACACTGGGGGCGTGGGAGTGGGCGCGGCTGGCCGGCTTTGCCGCGCAGTCGGCCCGTGTGACCTACGCCGCCGTCGTGGCGGCCATGCTGTTCGTCATGTATGTGGTGCCCGGTATTGCGCCTTGGGTGTTGGGCGCCTCGGTGCTTTGGTGGGCAGCGGCAACCTTCCTGGTGTTGACCTACCCCCGCACGACCCATCATTGGGCCAATGCCGCGACCAAACTGATGATCGGCCTGTTGATCCTGCTGCCGGCCTGGCAAGGGCTCATCTGGATCAAGCAAGGCGCGCTGGGTAACTGGCAGATCATGGCTGTGATGGTGCTGGTCTGGGGGGCCGACGTCGGGGCCTACTTCTCCGGCAAGGCATTCGGCAAGCGCAAGCTCGCGCCTAAAGTCAGCCCCGGCAAGAGCTGGGAAGGGGTCTACGGTGGCCTGGCGCTGAGCCTGGTGATCACGACGATCGTCGGGGTCATGCGGGAATGGACGGCCGGACAGCTGCTGATAGGTCTGTTTGGCGCCGCCCTGATTGTCTTCGTCTCGGTGGTCGGTGACCTGACCGAAAGCATGTTCAAGCGCCAGTCCGGGATCAAGGACAGCAGCAACCTGCTGCCTGGCCACGGCGGCGTGCTGGATCGTATCGACAGTCTGACCGCTGCTGTCCCGATCTTCGCTGTGCTGCTGTGGATGGCGGCGTCGTGA